A portion of the Podospora pseudoanserina strain CBS 124.78 chromosome 2, whole genome shotgun sequence genome contains these proteins:
- the OTU2 gene encoding OTU protein (BUSCO:EOG09264IPL; COG:O; COG:T; MEROPS:MER0400048; EggNog:ENOG503NZP9), which produces MGDAEQLPPVADQPTDATTIESTQEQKPNDLEAILARHRKELRDLQSRVTQKKKNATKKTRKKVNDECAELERALKERHEAELAQVTGGGGDAEPEPVSEPEEESGKDEVETVTERVEEMRVTPPSSPPPPPPPPPPPPPPPPPQQQQQQPGKKRNRQKERLARRQAEVEAASARAQEEASRMTDHGAVEKAHVDGVLKREGLEEVEVRADGHCLFAAVGDQLFRRGVTEELLDYREVRRRAAEYMDRNRDDFEPFVDLESQSWEEYLRKIRDTSAWGGQPELLALAKVFGVGITVVQVPRNEVINREGGGKMLWVVYYWRGSNSGRHYNSLKSVS; this is translated from the coding sequence ATGGGCGACGCTGAACAACTTCCCCCGGTGGCCGACCAGCCAACAGATGCAACAACTATAGAAAGTACACAAGAGCAGAAACCCAACGACCTCGAAGCCATCCTGGCGCGCCACCGCAAGGAACTCCGCGACTTGCAGTCGAGGGTGAcgcaaaagaagaagaatgcgACCAAAAAGACGAGGAAAAAGGTTAATGACGAGTGtgctgagctggagagggcgttgaaggagaggCACGAGGCGGAACTGGCGCAGGTTacgggtggtggcggtgatgctGAGCCTGAGCCCGTATCAGAacctgaggaggagagcggaaaggatgaggttgagacTGTTACGGAAAGGGTTGAGGAAATGAGGGttacaccaccatcatcaccaccaccaccaccaccaccaccaccaccaccaccaccaccaccaccaccacaacaacaacaacaacaaccagggAAGAAACGAAACCGGCAGAAGGAAAGATTGGCGAGACGGCaggctgaggttgaggcTGCTAGTGCCAGGGCACAGGAGGAGGCGTCGCGGATGACGGATCATGGGGCTGTGGAGAAGGCtcatgttgatggggttttgaagagggaggggttggaggaggtggaggttagGGCTGATGGGCATTGTttgtttgctgctgttggcgacCAACTTTTTCGGAGGGGGGTGAcggaggagttgttggattatagggaggtgaggagacGGGCGGCGGAGTATATGGACAGGAACAGGGATGATTTTGAGCCGTTTGTGGATTTGGAGAGTCAGAGTTGGGAGGAGTATTTGAGGAAGATAAGGGATACTTCTGCTTGGGGGGGCCAGCCGGAGCTGTTGGCTCTGGCGAAGGTGTTTGGGGTGGGCATTACGGTTGTGCAGGTGCCGAGGAATGAGGTTATCAatagggaggggggggggaagatgCTGTGGGTGGTTTATTATTGGAGGGGGAGTAATTCGGGGAGGCATTATAACTCTTTGAAGTCTGTCTCTtag
- a CDS encoding hypothetical protein (EggNog:ENOG503Q3X2; COG:S), whose product MADMFDSHGAAAMSFSTLWKRQEVCVQCNKGQQPVCPENCDQTTHECIMIPETCKQCAHMICQPLDPAMLPSRPSQPSTNVGAIAGGVIGGIAAVVILSYLVWRFCVKSRRQQQPVAQEVWEDSAEHMDGEKNFAQRRDYRASTHTVHSIASTVLTRASNIIQIAYIPGVTNRATASPTVLVPPVPPIPASHSQAGTPSSTEDQHFFIPGDLRDSTYSGISSYTDRTSYARTSYAPRSSVASTIYGKSAVVVAPAQTGMRAKPAMVSVRSANSNNSSGTATPPVPTVDYEKYSSLRPPSPANSTFSVGSTFLNNASTHTATPARAMVVRVGSIKKLNGNSTSSKARSEQDTLSSPITVSGDTYRDSTAATIIVDSPQTNDLGPFSDPPKPSHNSSISSNNLSAVIEEATRRASQRDSSVPVKNRERSPFGDEHAAP is encoded by the coding sequence atggccgacaTGTTCGATTCACATGGCGCGGCTGCCATGTCCTTCTCGACGCTATGGAAGCGCCAGGAAGTCTGTGTTCAGTGCAACAAGGGACAACAACCCGTCTGCCCAGAGAATTGCGACCAGACGACACATGAATGCATCATGATCCCCGAGACATGCAAGCAATGTGCTCATATGATCTGCCAGCCTCTCGATCCAGCCATGCTTCCCTCCAGACCCTCACAACCGTCGACCAATGTCGGTGCCATCGCTGGTGGAGTGATTGGTGGTATCGCGGCCGTTGTCATTCTCTCGTACTTGGTATGGAGGTTTTGCGTGAAGTCTaggaggcagcagcaaccagtTGCCCAGGAGGTCTGGGAAGATTCAGCTGAGCAtatggatggggagaagaacTTTGCTCAACGCCGGGATTATCGTGCCTCCACCCATACTGTTCACTCGATTGCCTCCACCGTTCTTACCCGCGCTTCGAACATCATCCAGATCGCCTATATTCCCGGGGTTACCAACAGAGCCACAGCCTCTCCCACAGTGTTGGTTCCTCCCGTTCCGCCAATTCCTGCCAGTCACTCGCAGGCCGGCACTCCATCGAGCACAGAAGATCAGCATTTCTTCATCCCGGGTGACTTGCGTGATTCGACTTACTCTGGCATCTCCTCTTACACTGATCGTACTTCCTACGCCCGGACCTCGTACGCCCCGCGCTCCAGCGTGGCGTCCACCATCTATGGAAAGAGCGCCGTTGTTGTGGCTCCCGCGCAGACGGGTATGCGAGCGAAGCCGGCCATGGTTAGTGTCCGGTCGGccaactccaacaactcTAGCGGCACCGCCACTCCCCCAGTTCCCACTGTCGACTACGAGAAGTACTCTTCTCTCCGGCCGCCAAGTCCCGCCAACAGCACTTTCAGCGTCGGGTCTACCTTCTTGAACAATGCCAGCACCCACACAGCCACGCCGGCTAGGGCTATGGTTGTTCGGGTTGGAAGCATCAAGAAGTTGAACGgcaacagcaccagcagcaaagcGAGATCAGAGCAGGATACCCTCTCTTCCCCTATCACCGTCTCGGGCGATACCTATAGAGACTCCACCGCCGCTACCATCATTGTTGACTCGCCACAAACGAACGATCTCGGACCGTTTTCTGACCCACCGAAGCCGTctcacaacagcagcatcagtaGTAACAACCTCAGTGCTGTCATCGAGGAGGCGACACGACGGGCGTCTCAAAGAGACTCATCTGTACCAGTCAAGAACCGGGAAAGGAGTCCGTTCGGCGATGAGCATGCCGCACCATGA
- a CDS encoding hypothetical protein (EggNog:ENOG503P1I9; COG:U), which yields MASATATPPKPSARPNQPAPSLWSIPAPLQKLFSQFPLVTLDPNPLPARSQTLTSASDTLPTLYIFSSDEDALEGKPSINPTCLKWQTLLRLSHVPFLTSPSSNHASPTGSLPFLLPPRTVSPNPIPSTSIPLYISRHTNSPSPLPTSPRSEAYLSLLTPIRLAFLQTLYLTPAFTPLLKKFYIDPSTRSSLLGTILQTQLSAAASSAVLQGLGLHSQTGTGGIDSENLYADAAEALDSLAILLQESQTGWFFGEEKPGEFDAGLYGYVGVIMAHMDTPEGRLGGLVRRAGGGGGVLVGWWERIRREAWGGDGLSEGGGEK from the exons ATGGCCTCAGCTACAgcaaccccaccaaaaccctCCGCGAGGCCAAACCAGCCGGCGCCTTCGCTGTGGTCTATCCCAGCCCCTCTCCAAAAGCTCTTCAGCCAGTTCCCCCTCGTAACCCTCGACCcgaaccccctcccagcgcGGTCTCAAACCCTTACCTCGGCGTCCGACACCCTCCCAACACTTTATATCTTCTCCTCCGACGAGGATGCGCTGGAGGGGAAACCATCAATAAACCCAACATGTCTTAAATGGCAG accctcctccgcctctccCACGTCCCCTTcctaacctccccctcctcaaaccacGCCTCTCCCACCggctccctccccttcctcctcccgccccgAACTGTCTCTCCCAATCCGatcccctcaacctccatccccctttACATCTCCCGCCacaccaactccccctccccccttcccacctccccccgttCGGAAGcctacctctccctcctaACCCCCATCCGCCTAGCcttcctccaaaccctcTACCTCACCCCtgccttcacccccctcctcaaaaaaTTCTACATCGACCCATCAACCCGCTCCTCACTCCTAGGAACAatcctccaaacccaactATCAGCCgcagcctcctccgcagTGTTGCAAGGTCTGGGTTTGCACAGCCAGACAGGAACAGGCGGCATCGACTCTGAGAACCTCTACGCCGACGCAGCCGAGGCTTTGGACTCACTCGCGATCCTCCTGCAGGAATCCCAAACCGGCTggttttttggggaggagaaaccGGGCGAGTTCGACGCTGGGTTGTATGGTTATGTGGGGGTTATAATGGCGCACATGGACACGCCAGAGGGCAGGTTGGGAGGGCTGGTGAGGagagctgggggtggtggaggagtgttggttggctggtgggagaggattAGACGCGAGGCatgggggggtgatggtttatcagagggggggggggagaaatAA
- the ras2 gene encoding RAS2 protein (COG:S; EggNog:ENOG503NW4A) — protein MAGKMVLYKLVVLGDGGVGKTALTIQLCLQHFVETYDPTIEDSYRKQAVIDNQACMLEVLDTAGQEEYTALRDQWIRDGEGFILVYSISSRSSFTRIKRFHHQIQRVKESTASSPSYPGSPISAANPAAPVPIMLVGNKSDRIAEREVSTQEGHALARELGCEFVEASAKNYINVDKAFYDVVRILRRQRQAASQPLSPTGSSKYESRRADSTIQSKESRYRRTQSERRRGCVIL, from the exons ATGGCGGGCAAAATGGTACTATACAAactggtggtgctgggggaCGGTGGCGTGGGGAAGACCGCTCTTACTATTCAACTTTGCTTGCAACACTTCGTCGAGACA TATGACCCTACTATTGAGGACTCGTACCGAAAGCAAGCCGTAATTGACAACCAAGCCTGCATGCTCGAGGTGTTGGACACGGCGGGGCAGGAAGAGTACACAGCGCTGCGAGACCAGTGGATCCGAGACGGCGAGGGCTTTATCCTAGTGTACAGCATCTCGTCCCGCTCGTCCTTCACGCGCATCAAGAGGTTCCACCACCAGATCCAAAGAGTAAAAGAGTCGACGGCCTCGTCGCCTTCATACCCAGGGTCACCTATCTCGGCGGCTAACCCGGCGGCACCCGTGCCAATCATGCTTGTGGGGAACAAGAGCGACCGTATTGCGGAACGCGAGGTATCTACACAAGAAGGACACGCTCTGGCGCGCGAGTTGGGATGCGAGTTTGTCGAGGCGTCGGCCAAGAACTATATCAACGTGGACAAGGCCTTTTACGATGTGGTTAGAATTCTCCGGAGACAGCGCCAGGCCGCTTCCCAGCCCCTCTCGCCaaccggcagcagcaagtaCGAATCAAGGAGGGCCGATTCGACCATCCAGTCCAAGGAAAGCCGATACCGACGCACACAAAGCGAGCGTCGCAGGGGGTGTGTCATATTATGA
- a CDS encoding hypothetical protein (EggNog:ENOG503P8MX), producing the protein MDSRFTSTGSSTQQSPFTSSSASSSSSKIVPPPRQTPKTSSTDPFLKDFTLVAEAAKRAQMAVLMRDFESVGLS; encoded by the coding sequence ATGGACTCCCGCTTCACCTCTACTGGGTCTTCCACCCAACAGTctcccttcacctcctcctcggcctcctcttcgtcctccaaGATTGTCCCGCCCCCAAGACAGACGCCCAAGACATCATCGACAGACCCCTTTCTCAAGGACTTCACACTCGTCGCCGAGGCGGCGAAACGGGCGCAGATGGCGGTGCTGATGAGGGATTTTGAGAGCGTGGGCCTTTCATAA
- a CDS encoding hypothetical protein (EggNog:ENOG503P0BM; COG:S) yields MVGAWETEDESTVPVASLPTPADTPYRVPSRNVSRGSRKSKRSVTPPGKNGKSRSPAPLNGERMDRASMMSAREFCSDEPVSIDSKRFTPTLHANLVSEILSLRRDQEDKLKLIESLESSLDAVRGESESLQARVVSTDKESRSLKRQLVLLEGGTSSALGELARERDEAVDSAAETKKRLDITQKKLRNQEEDSERVHRQWEKEKDEWEEEKRKLERKIHVAESRLKAVIDEVTAFQAVQVAGENGILNYHESEGEESGRENDAASVRTMSLTSNTRFSLLASPKTNGMNSLADELDGFDEESNYGGRESVLSNGPHRTHLRNMSRDSIMSKTHRRGQSNDSLMRSGSVHRSRLAFSATALERLEGGTIQEDDETESVAPKAVYVDTGVQPSPPPSPTITAVKPTTPEPSPFMQRYERLYNMNSPPRADLEIEANQRKKRVQIGQPLAIKTSTSNLMVNGSSQTLEQPLSPPKTPRTPFQDLPPTPKPQIPAMVSSSTQTEDIAPPLQFPVLSIPSISIIPPSSRPSTPRQPLLPQLTKDFGCQVSLISSPPTASSSMQTEEIRVDKRLAKLPPHLHPSAITSRPVSPALPTPDLPTDDFRKFTPVPGDVPPPRNPRRLTSKRSIVDIPSSPPVVSSPVSEEARDVYPGNNDNGPVSSRSAAIRRPHRISSLFAGFDGNSTDEGDEFMDLDVSDSEYRTALSAPSAPRTIDSSSRMGKRGSETSESAFSPKASSGYSPRLIDEPDGYGGYGSTNIISQTRETRDSGINSSGSRRGGPRPAFGTKASVMRRAALIQSGINSHSRARSPSLTDTKEPPFPIPTRASSRKPPLSGSAPSEGRSPSRGSDTWHRRGSSRSHYRAGSIRKVRSVTGLPRGQRRRPSRSPSRFNESVDIPESPDLPPLPLNDITTPRHKESNTYAKYRSHRSQPSSNTATTGETAAASQAEPKEKAFTVVEAIAQTMVGEWMYKYVRRRKSFGMADVKSGDDTSNDRHKRWVWLQPYDRCILWSSKQPTTGGALLGKSGRKLTIQSVIDVKDDNPPPRGAGPLFNRSILILTPQRALKFTASSAERHYIWLNSLSFLAHSNQAIPESLPVPQAKPSPEQYELPKPKVRRPIRDSIRLTKAKTGAPVIKSDPIEPPSLEVDSAPPAIGGYRPPMPDLYSIPSHTREESTDTAAPPPITRYGERGVHGRKRSNTGGHVPPPLSFRGFSGGFSTPLGGGGHHASSNSTAGNSIAGSSDVYSNAAASAITGASSAITWGTGSVRTSEASNRPNGPNFFDAIGTVRMEAFISPLAFSRFSDTPYEDAHERDDDCRHAARRRSKESRRQASRSRQRDSYHSRGTRATTENEVDEWYTTDDPFKGF; encoded by the exons ATGGTTGGCGCATGGGAAACCGAAGATGAGTCGACCGTACCGGTTGCGTCCTTGCCGACACCTGCAGACACACCTTACCGAGTCCCTTCGCGAAACGTATCACGAGGCTCACGCAAGTCAAAACGCTCGGTGACCCCCCCCGGGAAGAATGGAAAGAGTCGATCACCAGCGCCGCTCAATGGTGAGAGGATGGATAGGGCGTCGATGATGTCTGCGAGAGAGTTTTGCTCTGATGAGCCGGTCAGTATTGACAGCAAACGTTTTACGCCAACGTTGCATGCCAATCTGGTATCGGAGATTCTGTCCCTAAGAAGAGATCAAGAGGACAAGTTGAAGCTCATTGAAAGCCTGGAATCTTCATTGGATGCTGTTCGAGGGGAATCCGAGTCTCTTCAGGCCAGGGTGGTATCTACAGACAAGGAGAGCCGGTCATTAAAACGTCAGTTGGTCTTGCTGGAAGGTGGAACGTCCTCGGCACTTGGTGAGTTGGCTCGAGAACGTGACGAGGCTGTCGACTCAGCTGCCGAGACCAAAAAACGACTCGACATCACCCAGAAGAAGCTGAGGAACCAAGAGGAAGATTCGGAACGGGTACATCGACAatgggaaaaggaaaaggacgaatgggaggaggagaaaagaaagctGGAGCGGAAGATTCACGTTGCGGAAAGTCGACTGAAGGCGGTGATTGATGAAGTCACAGCATTCCAAGCCGTCCAAGTCGCTGGAGAGAATGGGATACTCAACTATCACGAGAGCGAAGGCGAGGAGAGCGGCAGGGAGAATGATGCCGCCAGTGTCCGAACCATGAGTTtgaccagcaacaccaggtTTTCGCTCTTAGCTTCCCCCAAGACGAACGGGATGAACTCTCTGGCCGACGAGCTGGACGGATTTGACGAGGAGAGCAATTATGGTGGTCGGGAGAGTGTGCTGTCTAATGGGCCTCATCGCACACATTTACGCAACATGAGCCGGGACAGCATCATGTCTAAGACGCACAGGAGAGGACAGAGCAATGATAGCTTGATGAGATCCGGAAGCGTGCATCGATCAAGGCTTGCTTTTAGCGCTACGGCTCTAGAGAGGCTGGAGGGCGGCACCATTCaagaggatgacgagacTGAGTCAGTAGCCCCAAAGGCTGTGTACGTCGACACTGGTGTTCAGCCATCGCCTCCGCCGTCACCAACAATCACTGCAGtgaaaccaacaacacccgaGCCCTCACCCTTCATGCAGAGATATGAAAGATTGTACAACATGAACAGCCCGCCCCGTGCTGATCTCGAAATTGAAGCAAACCAGAGGAAGAAGCGGGTGCAAATTGGCCAGCCGCTTGCCATCAAGACATCGACCAGCAATTTGATGGTCAATGGATCCTCTCAAACACTGGAACAGCCCCTGAGTCCACCAAAGACGCCCAGGACGCCTTTCCAAGATTTGCCCCCAACGCCAAAGCCTCAAATTCCTGCCATGGTCTCTTCATCTACCCAGACAGAGGACATTGCCCCACCGCTCCAGTTTCCAGTTCTGTCGATTCCCAGCATTAGCATCATTCCTCCTTCAAGCCGTCCCAGCACACCTAGACAGCCTCTCTTGCCGCAGTTGACCAAAGACTTTGGCTGCCAAGTGTCCTTGATCTCTAGCCCACCTACAGCATCATCTTCTATGCAGACAGAGGAAATCCGTGTGGACAAGCGTTTGGCCAAGTTGCCTCCACACCTGCACCCGTCAGCGATCACGTCAAGGCCAGTCTCGCCAGCTTTACCCACACCAGATTTACCCACCGATGACTTCCGGAAATTCACTCCAGTTCCTGGAGATGTGCCACCACCTCGCAACCCCCGCCGGTTGACCAGCAAGCGAAGCATCGTTGATATTCCATCGTCGCCGCCTGTTGTTTCTTCCCCTGTGTCAGAAGAAGCTAGAGATGTTTATCCTGGCAACAATGACAATGGACCAGTATCAAGCCGATCTGCCGCAATCAGGAGGCCGCATAGAATCAGCAGCCTGTTTGCCGGCTTTGATGGCAACAGCACGGATGAGGGTGACGAGTTTATGGATCTCGACGTCAGCGACTCGGAGTACAGGACAGCATTATCTGCGCCCTCGGCTCCTAGGACCATAGACAGCTCGAGCAGGATGGGCAAGCGAGGCTCTGAGACCTCCGAGTCTGCTTTCTCACCCAAGGCGAGCAGCGGATACTCGCCGCGTCTGATTGATGAGCCTGATGGCTATGGTGGCTACGGTTcgaccaacatcatctctcaGACTCGCGAGACCCGGGACTCGGGGATCAACAGCTCGGGCTCTCGCCGTGGCGGACCCCGCCCAGCGTTTGGAACCAAGGCCAGTGTTATGCGCAGAGCTGCCTTGATCCAGAGCGGCATCAACTCGCACTCGAGGGCTAGAAGCCCAAGTCTGACAGATACCAAGGAGCCACCATTCCCGATCCCCACACGCGCCAGCTCGAGGAAACCGCCATTGAGCGGTAGCGCTCCAAGTGAAGGACGAAGCCCGAGTAGAGGGTCGGATACTTGGCACAGACGAGGCTCGAGCCGGAGTCATTATCGCGCTGGTAGCATTCGCAAGGTGCGCTCAGTCACAGGTCTTCCGCGTGGGCAGAGGCGTCGGCCATCTCGCTCACCGTCTCGTTTCAACGAGTCGGTCGATATCCCCGAGAGCCCGGATCTTCCCCCATTGCCATTAAATGACATTACTACGCCCCGGCACAAGGAGTCCAATACGTACGCCAAATATAGGTCCCACAGGTCCCAGCCCTCGTCCAACACGGCAACCACTGGGGAGACGGCCGCCGCTTCGCAGGCAGAACCGAAGGAGAAGGCATTTACGGTTGTGGAAGCGATTGCTCAGACGATGGTGGGTGAGTGGATGTACAAGTATGTGCGGAGACGCAAATCGTTTGGGATGGCAGATGTCAAGAGTGGCGATGACACCAGCAATGATCGTCACAAGAGATGGGTTTGGCTTCAGCCATATGACCGTTGTATCCTCTGGAGCAGCAAGCAACCGACCACGGGAGGTGCTCTTCTGGGCAAATCTGGCCGCAAGC TCACGATTCAATCCGTCATTGATGTCAAGGACGACAATCCGCCTCCCAGGGGAGCTGGTCCGCTATTCAACAGGTCTATCTTGATCCTGACGCCGCAACGCGCCCTCAAGTTTACGGCTTCCAGCGCCGAGCGTCATTACATCTGGTTGAACTCGCTTTCATTCCTTGCCCACTCCAACCAGGCCATCCCGGAGAGTTTGCCCGTGCCACAAGCGAAGCCATCGCCGGAGCAGTATGAGTTGCCCAAGCCCAAAGTACGGCGACCGATTAGAGACTCGATTCGCCTTaccaaggccaagaccgGAGCGCCGGTGATCAAGTCTGATCCCATCGAGCCCCCATCATTGGAGGTGGACAGCGCACCCCCCGCCATCGGGGGCTACCGGCCACCGATGCCTGATCTCTATTCCATTCCATCCCATACGCGCGAGGAATCCACAGACACGgctgcaccacctcccatcaCACGGTATGGCGAGCGTGGAGTACACGGCCGCAAGCGTAGCAACACTGGCGGCCACgtgccaccaccgctctccTTCCGAGGCTTCTCGGGAGGCTTCTCGACACCGCTAGGAGGTGGAGGCCACCATGCCTCATCGAATAGTACAGCAGGAAACAGCATTGCGGGATCATCGGATGTTTATAGCAATGCAGCGGCGAGCGCCATCACAGGGGCATCCAGCGCCATCACCTGGGGAACAGGGTCGGTGCGGACCTCTGAAGCTTCGAACCGGCCAAACGGTCCCAATTTCTTTGACGCCATTGGCACTGTGCGCATGGAGGCCTTTATCAGCCCTCTAGCGTTCAGTCGATTCAGCGATACCCCGTATGAGGATGCCCATGAGCGGGACGACGACTGTCGACATGCTGCTCGTAGGAGGAGCAAGGAGTCGAGGCGTCAAGCCAGCCGGAGCCGACAACGGGACAGCTACCACAGCCGAGGTACCAGAGCAACCACTGAGAATGAAGTGGATGAATGGTATACGACGGACGATCCTTTCAAGGGCTTTTGA
- a CDS encoding hypothetical protein (COG:S; EggNog:ENOG503P33T): MPDPSLTGVKALTFDIFGTVVNWRPHIISTLRALAPPTFKEVDWPLFALKWRLSHGKFCGSYLPSPSNPFKTTDSHHRDSLPALLTEFSLPPDTFSPSQIELLVQTWHELTPWPDSAAGIARLKKRFRTAMLSDGNKSCLEDLNRNGHLGYDEICSSEDFKAYKPHPSVYFGACQKLGLEPKEVAMAAAHLGDLAAAHKLGFKTVYVERPDEERWSLDEERYERAKEWVDLWVGLDDGKGGLEEVANRLVGEEE, translated from the coding sequence ATGcccgacccctccctcaccggcGTCAAAGCCCTCACCTTCGACATCTTCGGCACAGTAGTAAACTGGCGCCCTCacatcatctccaccctccgTGCTCTAGCCCCTCCAACCTTCAAAGAAGTAGACTGGcccctcttcgccctcaAATGGCGCCTCTCCCACGGCAAGTTCTGCGGCTCctacctcccctccccttccaatCCCTTTAAAACAACCGACTCCCACCACCGTgactccctccccgccctcctcaccgaattctccctcccccccgacaccttctccccctcccaaatcgAGCTCCTAGTCCAAACCTGGCACGAGCTCACACCATGGCCCGATTCCGCTGCCGGGATCGCCAGACTGAAAAAGAGGTTCAGGACGGCCATGTTATCTGACGGGAACAAGTCATGCTTGGAGGATCTGAACAGAAACGGCCACCTGGGATATGACGAGATTTGCTCCTCGGAGGACTTCAAAGCTTACAAACCTCACCCGAGCGTCTACTTCGGAGCATGCCAAAAGCTAGGCCTGGAGCCAAAAGAAGTGGCCATGGCGGCAGCTCACCTAGGAGATCTAGCCGCCGCACACAAACTTGGCTTCAAAACCGTCTACGTCGAGCGTCCAGACGAAGAGAGATGGAGTCTCGACGAGGAGAGATACGAGAGAGCAAAAGAGTGGGTGGATCTCTGGGTTGGGCTTGACGACGGAaagggtgggttggaggaggtggcgaataggttggttggggaggaagagtaA
- a CDS encoding hypothetical protein (EggNog:ENOG503NYJU; COG:Q): protein MDVNNLFSIKGKVALITGGAKGVGLMISTAFVSAGAKVYISSRDATACASACATLNTITPNSAFSLPADLQSEKEVHRLAAELTKLEPGGLHILINNSGATWGEPYEKYPDAAWTKLLTLNLTRVFTLTQALTPLLIKGSKQDDPARVVNIGSIDGLRVPLLPTFAYSASKAGLHHLSRHLAVELGPKGITVNNLACGPFPSKMMKHTLDTMGEVIKEANPLGRVGQPEDVGGACLFLCSRAGGYVNGATLALDGGVHLMAKI, encoded by the exons ATGGacgtcaacaacctcttctccatcaag GGAAAAGTAGCCCTCATAACTGGCGGCGCCAAAGGCGTCGGCCTCATGATCTCCACCGCCTTTGTGTCCGCCGGCGCAAAAGTGTACATCTCGTCCCGCGACGCCACCGCCTGCGCCTCCGCCTGCgcaaccctcaacaccatcacccccaactcggccttctccctccccgccgaccTCCAGTCCGAAAAAGAAGTTCACCGCCTAGCCGCCGAGCTCACCAAGCTCGAGCCGGGGGGGCTGCACATACTGATCAACAACTCGGGCGCCACCTGGGGCGAGCCCTACGAAAAGTACCCCGACGCCGCCTGGACCAagctcctcaccctcaacctcacccgcgtcttcaccctcacccaggCGCTCACACCCCTGCTCATCAAGGGGAGCAAACAAGACGAtccggcgagggtggtgaataTCGGTTCCATCGATGGGTTGCGCGTTCCTCTCCTTCCAACGTTTGCGTACAGTGCCTCCAAGGCGGGCCTGCACCATCTGAGTAGACATCTTGCTGTTGAGCTGGGACCAAAGGGGATAACGGTGAACAACCTCGCGTGTGGGCCTTTTCCGAgcaagatgatgaagcaTACTTTGGACacgatgggggaggtgatcaAGGAGGCGAATCCGTTGGGCCGAGTAGGACAGCCCGAGGATGTGGGCGGGGcgtgtttgtttttgtgcAGCAGGGCGGGGGGGTATGTCAACGGGGCTACTTTGGcgttggatgggggggttcATTTAATGGCCAAGATTTAG